Proteins encoded in a region of the Synechococcus sp. MU1643 genome:
- a CDS encoding SRPBCC family protein, translating into MGRWLEHTVTSEVHAPAAKVWEVWSDLEAMPRWMRWIESVKPLEDPDLTDWTLAAQGFRFSWKARITQRVEAQQLHWESVGGLPTKGAVRFYPEADDRTVVKLSVSYELPGVLAPLMEPSILGGIVTKELQANLDRFRDLVEAGG; encoded by the coding sequence ATGGGACGCTGGCTCGAACACACGGTCACCTCCGAGGTGCATGCACCGGCCGCCAAGGTCTGGGAGGTCTGGAGTGATCTCGAAGCGATGCCCCGTTGGATGCGATGGATTGAATCGGTTAAGCCCCTGGAGGATCCCGATCTCACCGATTGGACCTTGGCGGCCCAGGGCTTCCGCTTCAGCTGGAAAGCCCGAATCACGCAGCGGGTCGAAGCCCAGCAATTGCACTGGGAATCGGTGGGGGGGCTGCCCACCAAAGGGGCTGTCCGCTTCTACCCCGAAGCCGATGACCGCACTGTGGTCAAGCTGAGTGTGAGCTACGAACTGCCTGGGGTCTTGGCACCGCTCATGGAACCCAGCATCCTGGGGGGCATCGTGACCAAGGAGCTCCAGGCGAACCTTGACCGTTTCCGTGACCTGGTGGAAGCAGGCGGCTGA
- the zds gene encoding 9,9'-di-cis-zeta-carotene desaturase, with amino-acid sequence MRVAIVGSGLAGLSAAVDLVDAGHEVNLYEARPFMGGKVGSWVDEGGNHIEMGLHVFFFNYANLFALMRKVGAFENLLPKQHTHLFVNKGGDLRELDFRFPIGAPFNGLKAFFTTPQLSWIDKLRNALALGTSPIVRGLVDYEGAMRTIRALDSVSFQDWFVGHGGSPESIRRMWNPIAYALGFIDCEAISARCMLTIFMMFAAKTEASKLNLLKGSPHRWLTGPIFDYIQQRGGKLHLRHRVKQVDYSEGESPEITGLQLGTPEGDIRVEADAYLAACDVPGIQKLLPEAWNRYPQFKAIHQLEAVPVATVQLRYDGWVTELGDAQEAQRRDVATPTGLNNLLYTADADFSCFADLALASPEDYRKEGEGSLLQCVLTPGDPWIPKSVDEIVAHTDRQVRELFPSACNLKLTWSNVVKLAQSLYREAPGMEPYRPEQRTPIRNFFLAGSYTRQDYIDSMEGATMSGHLAAAAILDQPAKLATNAAVA; translated from the coding sequence GTGCGGGTCGCGATCGTTGGTTCCGGCCTCGCCGGCCTCTCCGCTGCAGTTGACCTCGTGGATGCAGGCCATGAGGTGAATCTCTACGAAGCCCGCCCCTTCATGGGCGGCAAGGTGGGCAGCTGGGTGGATGAGGGCGGTAACCACATCGAGATGGGGTTGCACGTCTTCTTTTTCAACTACGCCAACCTCTTTGCCCTGATGCGCAAGGTGGGAGCGTTCGAGAACCTTCTGCCGAAGCAGCACACGCACCTGTTCGTGAACAAGGGAGGTGATCTGCGGGAGCTGGATTTCCGCTTCCCCATCGGTGCACCTTTCAACGGCCTCAAGGCGTTTTTCACCACACCGCAGCTCAGCTGGATCGACAAGCTGCGCAATGCCCTGGCCTTGGGTACTAGTCCGATCGTGCGGGGTCTGGTGGATTACGAGGGGGCGATGCGCACCATCCGAGCTCTCGATTCCGTCAGTTTCCAGGACTGGTTTGTGGGCCATGGCGGCAGCCCTGAAAGCATCCGGCGGATGTGGAATCCCATTGCCTATGCCCTGGGCTTCATCGACTGCGAGGCCATCTCCGCCCGCTGCATGCTCACCATCTTCATGATGTTTGCGGCCAAGACGGAAGCCTCCAAGCTCAATCTGCTGAAGGGATCACCCCACCGCTGGCTGACGGGTCCGATCTTCGACTACATCCAGCAGCGTGGAGGCAAGTTGCATCTGCGTCACCGGGTGAAGCAGGTGGACTACAGCGAGGGTGAATCCCCTGAGATCACAGGCCTGCAGCTGGGAACGCCCGAAGGAGACATCCGTGTTGAGGCTGACGCCTACCTGGCCGCGTGTGATGTTCCCGGGATTCAGAAACTGCTGCCCGAGGCCTGGAACCGTTACCCCCAGTTCAAGGCGATTCATCAGTTGGAGGCCGTGCCCGTGGCCACCGTTCAGCTCCGCTACGACGGCTGGGTGACTGAGCTGGGCGATGCCCAGGAAGCCCAGCGCCGGGATGTGGCAACACCCACGGGGCTCAACAACTTGCTGTACACGGCTGATGCCGATTTCAGCTGTTTTGCCGATTTGGCCCTGGCCAGCCCGGAGGATTACCGCAAGGAGGGAGAAGGCTCCCTGCTCCAATGCGTGCTCACTCCAGGTGATCCCTGGATTCCCAAGTCGGTGGATGAGATCGTGGCCCACACCGACCGCCAAGTGCGCGAGCTGTTCCCCTCGGCCTGCAACCTCAAGCTCACCTGGAGCAACGTGGTGAAACTGGCTCAGTCGTTGTACCGGGAAGCCCCGGGCATGGAGCCCTACCGCCCGGAGCAGCGCACGCCGATTCGTAATTTCTTCCTGGCCGGCAGCTATACCCGCCAGGACTACATCGATTCGATGGAGGGGGCCACGATGAGCGGTCATCTGGCAGCGGCTGCCATCCTCGATCAGCCTGCAAAGCTGGCGACCAACGCGGCGGTGGCCTGA
- a CDS encoding iron-sulfur cluster assembly accessory protein — translation MTSTPDTAPAHTAKDGKGILITEPAMQQLAKLCGEQGENQVLRVGVRSGGCSGMSYTMDFVPASDTLDDDETYEYVAADGQNFRVICDPKSLLYIYGMQLDFSTALIGGGFNFTNPNASQTCGCGSSFAV, via the coding sequence ATGACTTCCACCCCCGATACCGCGCCGGCCCATACCGCCAAAGACGGCAAGGGCATCCTGATCACTGAACCGGCGATGCAGCAGCTCGCGAAGCTTTGTGGCGAACAGGGTGAGAACCAAGTGCTGCGCGTCGGGGTCCGCTCCGGGGGCTGCAGTGGCATGAGTTACACGATGGATTTCGTGCCCGCCTCAGACACCCTCGACGACGACGAGACCTACGAATACGTGGCCGCTGATGGCCAGAACTTCCGGGTGATCTGTGATCCGAAAAGCCTGCTCTACATCTACGGAATGCAGCTGGACTTCAGCACTGCCCTGATCGGTGGTGGCTTCAATTTCACCAACCCCAACGCCAGCCAGACCTGTGGCTGCGGCAGTTCCTTCGCCGTATGA
- a CDS encoding lipid-A-disaccharide synthase-related protein, with protein MARILLLSNGHGEDQSGALLAQELQQKGHSVQALPLAGLGSPYRKAGVRLLGRSHEFSTGGIGYTSLRGRLTEIVQGQVLYLLRRLIRLIRYRHHFDLILVVGDVIPVIAAWLSHRPVATYLVAYSSHYEGTLRLPWPCATLLKSRRFKALYSRDQRTAEDLSRQLQRPVTFLGNPFMDSVLTAALPPPTSTARIALLPGSRRPELEQNLQLLLLLIELLPRTVHCNVDLALVPSLDDNSLQRLSERCGWHLESGVLKREGARAINVCRGSFSAVLQHSDLVIGMAGTAIEQAVGLAKPVLQVPGQGPQFTAAFAEAQRRLLGPTVFCAPGEGGSREALKATAELAMALLDRARRDPGLQQQCQVEAKRRLGEAGGGPRMAAAICALLP; from the coding sequence ATGGCACGCATCCTGCTTCTCAGCAATGGCCACGGCGAAGACCAGTCAGGCGCGCTGCTGGCCCAGGAGCTGCAGCAGAAAGGGCACAGCGTGCAGGCACTACCCCTCGCTGGGCTTGGCAGCCCCTATCGCAAAGCCGGAGTGCGGCTGCTGGGACGCAGCCATGAATTCAGCACCGGCGGCATTGGCTACACCAGTCTTCGCGGTCGCCTCACCGAGATCGTCCAGGGTCAAGTGCTGTATCTGCTCAGACGCCTGATCCGTCTGATCCGCTACCGGCATCACTTTGATCTGATCCTGGTGGTGGGGGATGTGATCCCCGTGATCGCGGCATGGCTCAGCCACCGCCCAGTGGCGACGTACCTGGTCGCCTACTCCAGTCACTACGAAGGGACGCTGCGCCTGCCCTGGCCCTGCGCCACTCTGCTGAAAAGTCGCCGGTTCAAAGCGCTTTACAGCCGCGATCAACGCACCGCCGAGGACCTCAGCAGGCAACTGCAACGGCCGGTGACCTTCCTGGGCAATCCCTTCATGGATTCGGTGCTAACAGCGGCACTCCCCCCGCCCACCAGCACGGCACGCATCGCTCTGTTGCCCGGCAGCCGCCGCCCGGAACTGGAGCAGAACCTGCAACTGCTGCTGCTGCTGATCGAGCTGCTACCCCGCACAGTTCACTGCAACGTGGATTTGGCCTTGGTGCCCAGCCTCGATGACAACAGCTTGCAGCGGCTCAGCGAACGATGCGGTTGGCATTTGGAGAGCGGAGTGCTGAAACGTGAGGGTGCCCGGGCGATCAACGTTTGCCGCGGGAGCTTCAGTGCCGTGCTGCAGCACAGCGACTTGGTGATCGGCATGGCGGGTACCGCCATCGAGCAGGCCGTGGGGCTGGCCAAACCGGTGCTGCAGGTACCGGGCCAGGGGCCTCAATTCACAGCAGCATTCGCTGAAGCCCAACGGCGCCTGCTGGGCCCCACGGTGTTCTGCGCCCCCGGAGAGGGTGGCAGCCGTGAGGCCTTGAAGGCCACAGCGGAGCTGGCCATGGCTCTGCTGGATCGTGCGCGAAGGGATCCTGGCTTGCAACAGCAATGCCAAGTGGAAGCCAAACGACGCCTCGGAGAAGCGGGTGGAGGCCCGAGAATGGCGGCAGCCATTTGCGCACTGCTTCCATGA
- a CDS encoding TIGR01777 family oxidoreductase yields MRLLLFGCTGFVGRELLPLLLQAGHQLTVVSRRLARGYDAERADGRLTWMQFDPASSSTWADAGLLDALNQADAVVNLAGEPIAEKRWSPTHRQLLETSRLETTSQLVKAIKACATPPKVLVNASAIGFYGSSLDKRFLESSDPGDDFLASLCQRWEAAAEAVPSAVRQVTLRIGIVLAADGGALGKMLPIFRTGFGGPIGSGRQWMSWIHRSDLCALILQSLKDESWSGVINAVAPEPVSMTAFCKQLGRSLGRPSLLPVPAPVLQVLLGDGAKVVLEGQQVASERLDALNFSFRYPDLASALAAATS; encoded by the coding sequence ATGCGTCTGCTGCTCTTTGGCTGCACTGGTTTTGTTGGCCGTGAGCTCCTGCCGCTCCTGCTCCAGGCCGGGCATCAGCTCACGGTGGTCAGCCGCCGGTTGGCCCGTGGCTATGACGCTGAACGGGCGGATGGGCGACTGACCTGGATGCAGTTCGACCCCGCCAGCAGCAGCACCTGGGCCGACGCCGGGTTGTTGGATGCCCTCAACCAGGCCGATGCGGTGGTCAACCTGGCGGGCGAACCGATTGCCGAAAAACGTTGGAGCCCGACCCACCGGCAGTTGCTTGAAACCAGTCGTCTGGAGACGACCTCTCAGTTGGTGAAGGCGATTAAGGCTTGTGCAACGCCACCGAAGGTGCTGGTGAATGCCTCGGCGATTGGCTTCTACGGATCCAGCCTGGACAAGCGTTTTCTCGAATCGAGCGACCCGGGCGACGACTTCCTTGCGAGCTTGTGTCAGCGGTGGGAAGCGGCGGCTGAGGCGGTGCCTTCAGCGGTTCGGCAGGTGACCTTGCGCATCGGCATTGTTTTGGCCGCCGACGGCGGCGCACTCGGAAAAATGCTTCCGATTTTCCGCACAGGGTTTGGCGGTCCGATCGGCAGTGGCCGGCAGTGGATGAGTTGGATCCATCGCAGTGACCTCTGCGCTCTGATCCTTCAATCCCTGAAGGACGAGAGCTGGAGTGGTGTGATCAATGCCGTGGCTCCCGAGCCGGTGTCCATGACGGCCTTCTGCAAGCAGTTGGGGCGCAGCCTGGGCCGTCCCAGTTTGTTGCCGGTGCCAGCCCCTGTTCTGCAGGTGCTGCTGGGGGACGGCGCCAAGGTGGTGTTGGAGGGTCAGCAGGTTGCTTCGGAGCGGCTTGATGCTCTGAACTTCAGCTTCCGCTACCCCGATCTGGCTTCAGCACTCGCCGCTGCCACCAGCTGA
- a CDS encoding NAD(P)H-quinone oxidoreductase subunit O, producing the protein MAESDVAAPAKAKPAALRKGALVKVNKAAYSASLEASASDPTAPDYIFEGPGELLVVKGDYGQVRWNRPVPDVWLRMDQLEPCS; encoded by the coding sequence ATGGCCGAATCCGACGTCGCTGCCCCCGCCAAGGCCAAGCCTGCTGCGCTGCGCAAAGGTGCTTTGGTCAAGGTAAACAAGGCCGCCTACAGCGCCAGCCTTGAGGCCTCTGCCAGCGACCCCACGGCCCCCGACTACATCTTCGAAGGCCCCGGTGAACTGCTGGTGGTGAAAGGGGACTACGGCCAGGTGCGCTGGAACCGTCCCGTCCCCGACGTGTGGCTGCGGATGGATCAGCTGGAACCCTGCTCCTGA
- a CDS encoding glycosyltransferase family 39 protein — protein sequence MKQRWRFWALVALIWVLSTLVDRLWWNLQTGVPAWDQADYLNSAMDHGRALGLLPGGAWRGWQALLDLSPKIPPLASLVNGSVMAITGDAPEQAAWSLSLWNGLLLVVMAGWGRRLQGDGVALIACLLAALTPAFLDLRTDYVLEMALVATCSLAIWRLGVWCDPKNGGRWGQAWGCTLAAIAAVLVKQSALLVLVPAGLWAAGIALRRGGSWLRQAMLLPLLTAALIGPWLRHNWITSLGGTNRAVFESASREGDPGVLSLASWLWYPNLLPEQLGGVLLVVGLSGLLLWCWQRQQHSTDDPWSWRWLLINLLAAWVLTTLSPNKGDRYITPVIPSMLLLLARGWLQWGHWLKAQRPGLVWPLFGAGLMACLPAGWTHQLQRFENRPHGPVEAVVKAAGGADPSTPPATLIVVPSTSDLNQHNVSFYGRRHGGRTVGRQLGGSLQDREPVLARTEWVVLAEGNQGSVRKAARRLDQAVRSSGVFELVHQFERSRGGSYSLWRRRATHPISGPSFAESFPDLAAGLAAGPVGLDPVFAVVGQEHMLDGHFSYREPVRSEALETLAQDPEAVKPRWTLALLAVLENRPAQAAEQFEALQRLLPDNPWPAAYRSVVSLAGLNPWQAAVAADGASVSNPVLAALGDLSGVLSGAVWRIPAAITTVRAAVTSVEEALEPASKQEQDQEQGSS from the coding sequence GTGAAACAGCGTTGGCGTTTCTGGGCTTTGGTGGCCCTGATCTGGGTGCTCTCCACTCTGGTGGATCGGCTGTGGTGGAACCTGCAAACCGGTGTTCCTGCCTGGGATCAGGCCGACTACCTCAACAGCGCCATGGACCATGGCCGCGCTTTGGGGCTGCTGCCCGGTGGCGCTTGGCGGGGTTGGCAGGCGCTGCTGGATCTTTCCCCAAAAATTCCGCCATTGGCCTCTCTTGTGAACGGCAGTGTGATGGCGATCACTGGAGATGCTCCAGAGCAGGCGGCCTGGAGCCTCAGTCTTTGGAACGGGTTGCTCCTGGTGGTGATGGCGGGCTGGGGACGGCGCCTGCAGGGGGATGGCGTGGCCCTGATCGCCTGCCTGTTGGCGGCATTGACGCCAGCCTTTCTGGATCTGCGCACGGACTACGTGCTGGAGATGGCCCTAGTCGCCACTTGCAGTTTGGCGATCTGGCGTCTCGGGGTCTGGTGCGATCCCAAAAACGGTGGCCGCTGGGGGCAGGCCTGGGGATGCACCCTGGCAGCAATTGCTGCGGTGCTGGTGAAGCAGAGCGCTCTGTTGGTGCTTGTCCCTGCAGGACTCTGGGCCGCTGGGATCGCGTTGCGGCGGGGTGGTTCCTGGTTGCGGCAGGCCATGTTGCTGCCCCTGCTCACAGCGGCACTGATCGGCCCCTGGTTGCGTCACAACTGGATCACCAGTCTCGGGGGCACCAACCGGGCTGTGTTCGAGTCGGCGTCTCGGGAAGGGGATCCCGGCGTGCTCAGCCTGGCCAGTTGGCTGTGGTATCCCAACTTGTTGCCGGAGCAGTTGGGCGGCGTGCTGCTGGTGGTGGGCTTGTCGGGGCTGCTGCTTTGGTGCTGGCAGCGTCAGCAGCACTCCACAGACGATCCATGGTCTTGGCGCTGGCTTTTGATCAATTTGTTGGCGGCTTGGGTGCTCACCACGCTGAGTCCGAACAAAGGCGACCGCTACATCACGCCTGTCATCCCCTCCATGTTGTTGCTCCTGGCCCGGGGTTGGTTGCAGTGGGGCCATTGGTTGAAGGCCCAGCGTCCCGGCTTGGTCTGGCCCCTCTTCGGTGCCGGTCTTATGGCTTGTCTTCCGGCGGGCTGGACCCATCAGCTCCAACGTTTTGAGAATCGGCCCCATGGCCCGGTGGAGGCTGTGGTGAAGGCTGCCGGTGGTGCAGACCCCAGCACTCCTCCTGCCACCTTGATCGTCGTGCCCAGCACCTCCGACCTCAACCAGCACAACGTCAGTTTTTACGGTCGTCGCCACGGAGGACGGACCGTTGGCCGGCAGCTGGGGGGCAGCCTCCAAGACCGTGAGCCTGTGCTGGCACGGACGGAATGGGTGGTGTTAGCGGAAGGAAATCAGGGATCGGTGCGCAAAGCCGCACGACGGCTGGATCAAGCAGTGCGCAGCAGTGGTGTGTTCGAGCTGGTGCATCAGTTTGAGCGTTCCCGGGGCGGAAGTTATTCCCTCTGGCGCCGCCGCGCGACGCATCCAATTTCAGGCCCCTCCTTCGCGGAGAGTTTCCCCGATCTCGCCGCTGGCTTGGCGGCAGGGCCGGTGGGGCTTGATCCGGTATTCGCTGTGGTGGGGCAGGAGCACATGCTCGATGGGCATTTCAGCTATCGCGAGCCGGTGCGTTCTGAGGCCCTGGAGACCTTGGCCCAGGATCCGGAGGCGGTAAAACCGCGTTGGACCCTTGCTCTGCTGGCGGTGTTGGAAAACCGCCCGGCTCAGGCAGCAGAGCAGTTCGAGGCTCTGCAACGGCTGTTGCCCGATAACCCCTGGCCAGCGGCTTACCGCAGTGTGGTGAGCTTGGCGGGTTTGAACCCCTGGCAGGCCGCCGTTGCTGCGGATGGGGCCAGCGTTTCGAATCCCGTACTGGCGGCGCTTGGTGATCTCAGCGGCGTGCTGTCCGGTGCTGTTTGGCGCATCCCCGCCGCCATTACGACAGTTCGAGCGGCCGTCACTTCCGTGGAGGAGGCCCTGGAGCCCGCCTCCAAACAAGAGCAGGATCAGGAGCAGGGTTCCAGCTGA
- a CDS encoding J domain-containing protein yields the protein MSDPYAVLGVSSTASNAEIKVAYRQLVKQHHPDAGGDDQRMLALNAAWEVLGDAERRKAFDRARPGPGRAASPTELRRASRVHDRAVAEDDVLVEWLRRVYAPIDRMLGEVINPFPKQLKALSADPYDEELMEAFCSYLESSGRRMDKVKQLFQSLPTPASARGFGLSLYHCLSEVEDALAELERYTMGYVDGYLHDGREMLREAKQRRKRLQDERRRLEIV from the coding sequence GTGAGCGACCCCTATGCCGTGCTTGGTGTCAGCAGCACCGCCAGCAACGCTGAAATCAAAGTGGCTTACCGCCAGCTGGTGAAGCAGCACCACCCCGATGCCGGTGGCGACGACCAGCGGATGCTGGCCCTCAATGCCGCCTGGGAAGTTCTCGGCGATGCCGAGCGCCGGAAGGCCTTTGATCGCGCGCGGCCCGGGCCGGGCCGAGCGGCATCGCCGACGGAGCTGCGCCGGGCCAGCCGCGTCCACGACCGTGCTGTGGCTGAGGATGATGTCTTGGTGGAGTGGCTGCGGCGGGTTTACGCCCCCATCGATCGCATGCTCGGTGAGGTCATCAATCCTTTCCCCAAGCAACTCAAGGCACTGTCGGCTGATCCCTACGACGAGGAGCTGATGGAGGCGTTCTGCAGCTATCTCGAGTCGAGCGGACGGCGGATGGACAAGGTCAAGCAACTGTTCCAGTCATTGCCAACGCCGGCCTCGGCCCGTGGTTTTGGTCTGAGCCTGTACCACTGCCTTTCGGAAGTGGAGGACGCTCTGGCCGAACTGGAGCGCTACACCATGGGTTATGTGGATGGGTATCTCCACGATGGTCGCGAGATGCTGCGGGAGGCCAAGCAGCGACGCAAGCGGCTCCAAGATGAACGGCGTCGCTTGGAGATCGTGTGA
- the cysK gene encoding cysteine synthase A — translation MSIAPDITALIGGTPLVRLNRLPQTCGCQAEILAKLESFNPSASVKDRIASGMVLEAEQAGTIVPGRTVLVEPTSGNTGIALAMVAAARGYRLILTMPDTMSTERRSMLRAYGAELQLTDGAQGMNGAIALAKELVDEIPNAYLLQQFDNPANPAVHERTTAEEIWRDTEGQIDAFVAGVGTGGTITGCGRLLKQRQPQLQVIAVEPEASAVLSGKPPGAHRIQGIGAGFVPAVLELDRIDSILTVSDEEAMQVGRRLAREEGLLCGISSGAAMAAALRVGQDPAMAGKRLVVMLASYGERYLSTPMFSAASQLPARRDGQL, via the coding sequence ATGAGCATTGCTCCTGATATCACGGCCTTGATCGGTGGCACGCCCCTGGTGCGCTTAAACCGTCTGCCCCAGACCTGCGGCTGCCAGGCCGAGATCCTGGCCAAATTGGAGAGTTTCAATCCATCCGCCTCGGTCAAAGACCGCATTGCCAGTGGCATGGTGCTGGAGGCGGAGCAGGCCGGCACGATCGTTCCCGGTCGAACGGTGCTGGTGGAGCCCACCAGCGGCAACACCGGGATCGCCCTGGCCATGGTGGCGGCGGCCCGGGGCTACCGGCTGATTCTCACCATGCCGGACACCATGAGCACGGAGCGTCGCTCGATGTTGCGGGCCTACGGCGCCGAGTTGCAGCTCACCGACGGTGCCCAGGGCATGAATGGGGCCATCGCGCTGGCCAAGGAATTGGTGGATGAGATTCCCAACGCCTATCTGCTGCAGCAGTTCGACAACCCTGCCAATCCAGCCGTGCATGAACGCACCACGGCGGAGGAGATCTGGCGCGATACCGAGGGCCAGATCGATGCCTTTGTGGCGGGGGTGGGCACCGGTGGCACCATCACCGGTTGTGGCCGTTTGTTGAAACAGCGCCAGCCGCAGCTTCAGGTGATTGCTGTGGAGCCCGAAGCCAGTGCAGTGCTGTCTGGGAAGCCTCCTGGGGCCCATCGCATCCAGGGGATTGGGGCTGGTTTTGTGCCTGCGGTGCTGGAACTGGATCGGATTGATTCGATCCTCACGGTGAGCGATGAGGAAGCGATGCAGGTGGGCCGGCGCCTGGCCCGGGAGGAGGGTCTGCTCTGCGGCATCAGCAGTGGAGCAGCCATGGCCGCAGCCCTGCGGGTGGGCCAAGATCCCGCCATGGCGGGCAAACGCTTGGTGGTGATGCTGGCTAGTTATGGCGAGCGCTACCTTTCCACCCCAATGTTCAGTGCTGCGTCCCAGCTCCCCGCCCGGAGGGATGGCCAGCTGTGA